Proteins encoded by one window of Panicum virgatum strain AP13 chromosome 7N, P.virgatum_v5, whole genome shotgun sequence:
- the LOC120680861 gene encoding 14-3-3-like protein GF14-6 yields MASAELSREENVYMAKLAEQAERYEEMVEFMEKVAKTVDSEELTVEERNLLSVAYKNVIGARRASWRIISSIEQKEEGRGNEDRVTLIKDYRGKIETELTKICDGILKLLESHLVPSSTAPESKVFYLKMKGDYYRYLAEFKTGAERKDAAENTMVAYKAAQDIALAELAPTHPIRLGLALNFSVFYYEILNSPDRACSLAKQAFDEAISELDTLSEESYKDSTLIMQLLRDNLTLWTSDISEDPAEEIREAPKHDSSEGQ; encoded by the exons ATGGCATCAGCGGAGCTTTCCCGTGAGGAGAATGTGTACATGGCCAAGCTCGCTGAGCAGGCTGAGAGGTACGAGGAGATGGTTGAGTTCATGGAGAAGGTAGCCAAGACCGTTGACTCGGAGGAGCTCACTGTCGAGGAGCGCAACCTCCTGTCTGTTGCCTACAAGAATGTCATTGGAGCCCGCCGTGCTTCATGGCGCATCATCTCCTCCATTGAGCAGAAGGAGGAGGGCCGAGGCAATGAGGACCGTGTAACACTCATCAAGGACTACCGTGGCAAGATTGAGACTGAGCTCACCAAGATCTGTGACGGCATCCTCAAGCTGCTCGAGTCCCACCTTGTGCCCTCATCCACTGCCCCCGAGTCCAAGGTATTCTACCTCAAGATGAAGGGTGATTACTACAG ATACCTTGCTGAGTTCAAGACTGGGGCTGAGAGAAAGGATGCTGCTGAGAATACCATGGTGGCATACAAGGCTGCCCAG GACATTGCTTTGGCTGAGCTAGCTCCAACTCACCCTATTAGGCTTGGCTTGGCACTTAACTTCTCAGTGTTCTACTATGAGATTCTCAACTCACCTGATCGCGCCTGCAGTCTTGCAAAGCAG GCTTTTGATGAGGCCATCTCGGAGCTGGACACCCTGAGCGAGGAGTCCTACAAGGACAGCACTTTGATCATGCAGCTCCTTCGTGATAACTTGACCCTATGGACATCCGACATCTCG GAGGACCCTGCTGAGGAGATCAGGGAGGCGCCGAAGCACGACTCAAGCGAGGGGCAGTAA
- the LOC120683328 gene encoding uncharacterized protein LOC120683328, translated as MDPASEELERRSRYLSALVRRTRLADPPQPEPEPEVAEEAKADAVEPGLKAAARVGEGKGGKEEEGEAKAKERAAVKAKAKGEGRKVAACVRAADMALPLQRRAVRIAVEAVAAMPRLETKRLALALKKDFDTTYGPAWHCIVGTSFGSYVTHSLGGFLYFSVDKVHILLFRTAVEPIAQPQ; from the exons ATGGACCCGGCCTCCGAGGAGCTCGAGCGCCGCAGCCGCTACCTCAGCGCGCTCGTCCGCCGCACCAGGCTCGCCGACCCGCcccagccggagccggagccggaggtaGCGGAGGAGGCCAAGGCGGATGCCGTGGAGCCGGGgctgaaggcggcggcgcgcgtcggtgaggggaagggagggaaggaggaggagggggaggccaAGGCGAAGGAGAGAGCGGCCGTGAAGGCCAAGGCGAagggggaggggaggaaggTGGCGGCGTGCGTGCGCGCCGCGGACATGGCGCTGCCGCTGCAGCGGCGCGCCGTCCGGATCGCCGTCGAGGCTGTCGCCGCCATGCCGCGGCTCGAGACCAAGCGCCTCGCGCTCGCGCTCAAGAAG GACTTTGATACAACATATGGGCCTGCCTGGCACTGCATTGTCGGCACAAGCTTTGGTTCCTATGTCACTCACTCCTTGGGGGGTTTCTTGTACTTCTCAGTTGACAAGGTCCACATTCTTCTGTTCAGAACCGCCGTCGAGCCAATCGCCCAACCGCAATGA